One segment of Setaria viridis chromosome 4, Setaria_viridis_v4.0, whole genome shotgun sequence DNA contains the following:
- the LOC117851243 gene encoding uncharacterized protein, producing the protein MDAAVSLSLHHHHGAPGALPLPATLPPPHHHPCALPLRRHPFSSAAAAPKAPPAPLLTLAARPRSPARSASPPALAHPAAAPRSSGSSSRAATGYAAALADACARAGTLRRAARHARALLVRRRRSEEEEELDARVVALVRMLVGKGKAGMVPEVLAEFAAICDHLLPRPPPAQPRHAY; encoded by the coding sequence ATGGACGCGGCCGTCTCGCTTTccctgcaccaccaccacgggGCGCCGGGGGCGCTCCCGCTCCCCGccaccctcccgccgccccaccACCACCCCTGCGCGCTCCCGCTCAGGCGCCaccccttctcctccgccgctgcGGCACCCAAGGCGCCCCCCGCGCCGCTCCTGACCCTCGCCGCCCGGCCCCGGTCGCCCGCGCGCTCCGCGTCGCCCCCCGCCCTCGCCCACCCCGCCGCGGCCCCCCGGTCCTCCGGCAGCtccagccgcgccgccaccgggtACGCGGCCGCGCTGGCCGACGCGTGCGCCCGCGCCGGCACGCTGCGCCGGGCCGCACGCCACGCGCGCGCGCTCCTCGTTCGCCGGCGCCggtccgaggaggaggaggagctggacgCGCGGGTGGTGGCGCTGGTGAGGATGCTCGTCGGCAAGGGAAAGGCCGGGATGGTGCCCGAGGTCCTGGCCGAGTTCGCCGCCATCTGCGACCACctgctgccgcggccgccgccggcgcaacCACGCCACGCCTACTAG